The Alkalihalophilus pseudofirmus nucleotide sequence ACCTAATGAACCTGCAGCAGCAACAAGAGCCGTTGCAAATTTTTTATCATAACCTTGACGGACCATTGCAGGTATCATGATCCCGCCAATTGCTGCAACAGTTGCCGGGCCTGAGCCAGAAATTGCTGCAAAGAACATACACGTAATGATTGTAGCAATCGCAAATCCACCCGTTTTATTCCCTACGATTGAATTGGCAAATAAAAACAACCGGTTAGAAATACCGCCTTTACCCATAATTTCACCCGCCAAAATAAAGAAAGGCACCGCCATTAAAGGAAAAGAGTCAACCGATGTAACTAATCCTTGAACAAGAAACTCAACAGGAATCGACCCAGAATATAAAATAGTGACCAGCGTCGCCAGTCCAAGAGCTATCCCGATTGGAACACTTAAAAATAAAAAGAGTGCAAAACTAGCAAATAAGACAATAGCAGTCATTTATTTATCCTCCTTTCGGTCAAGAGGAGTATGATCTTCCTCATTCAGACGCTGCTCAACAATTAATTCCTGCTCCGTTTTCACCTCGAAAGAGCCTTCACCTACTAAGGATTTCCCTTGTATAATTAATTGTTGAATTAACCGAATAGAGGTTAACGCCATTCCAACTGGTGTCGCCATATAGACTAGACCCATTGGAATATGTAAGGCTGGAGACGTTTGACCAAAAGCAAGAAGCCTTTCAGCAATATCATAGCCGTAAATAATAACAAACAAAGCAAACGCCAGAAATAATAGATTAGCAAACATAGCAAGCAATACTTTCGCTTTCCCTTTTAAGAGAAGAAGTGCTACATCGACTTTAATGTGCCGTTGCTTTTTTACTCCATAACTAATCCCTAAGTAAACTAACCAGATAAAACAATATCTCGCAAGCTCTTCTGACCAAGACAAAGAAGATTCCATTACATGCCGCATAAATACTTGGGCTGCAATCACTACAACCATGACGACAGAAAACCCTATTAAGAACACTTCCTCAAAATGTTCATCGATCCATCTGAGCAATTTCACCAAATATCTCCCCTTATCTATCTATTTCTCTCTTATTAATTAAGAAGCACAAAACTAATTATGTCTATAGCCATATTCACTTTTGGACTTCTTTTTTTGATTTTTTTGAAAAAAAGGCTTGAACCTGATAGGTCAAGCCCTTTGCTTTCTGATTACTGTGCAGCTTCAATGGCTGAATACACTTCTTCTACTACATCAGTACCAATATTCTCAGCATATTTATCAATAATAGGCTGAACCGCTTCGATCATTTTTTGACGCTCTTCTTCACTGATTTCAGTGTAAGTCATACCTTCCTCTTGAAGATTTGCTAAGTATGTTTCATTTGCTTCGCGATTTAATTCACGTTGGTAAGCACCTGCTTCAAGTGCGGCTTCGCTCACGATTTCCTGCTCTTCTTCTGTTAAAGAATCAAAGAATGTTTTGCTCATCATAAAAACAAATGGACTATAAATATGGTTGGTATTGGAGACATGCTTTTGAACTTCGTAATAGCCTTCTAAATATATCGTTGCATATGGATTTTCTTGCCCGTCAACAGTCCCTTGCTGCATTGCTGTAAATAACTCGGTAAATGCCATAGGTGTAGGATTCGCTCCTAGTGCTCTGAATGCTTCTAGATGAAGATCATTTTCCATTGTACGAATGGTTAAGCCTTTAAAATCTTCTGCTGTTGCAACCGCTTGTTTACTGTTTGTAAGATTTCGGAACCCATTTTCCCAGTAGGCAAGCCCTACTAAACTTTGATCTTCTAATCTATCTAAAAAGCCTTGCCCCACTTCTCCATCAAGTACTTGATCAGCTACTTCACTGCTTGGGAATAAGAATGGGAAATCAAATACCGAGAACTCAGATACGAAGTTAGCGATTGGCGCTGTAGATGGAACAGTAACTTCTTGTGTACCTAATTGCAGCGCTTCCATCATTGAGCGATCATCACCAAGCTGCCCACTATGGTACGTTTCAACTACAATTGCTCCATCTGTTCTTTCCTCGACTAACTCTTTAAATTTTTCTAACCCCTTATATTGAGGATGCTCACTATTTAGTCCGATTCCTGCACGAATCGTTTTAGAATCTACTTGTTCAGTTGCTTCTCCCCCTTCATTTGAAGCGCTTCCATTTCCTTGAGTAGAATCACTTCCCCCACATGCTGCTAACAAAACAGCCATTGATCCGATTAGAAATGATGACATAAGTTTCTTCATAATTATTTCTCCCCTCGCCTTTTAATGGACTCTTAATTAAAATGAACAATCATTAAAGAGGGCGGCCCCTCCATAATGTCTTATTGCTCTTTACTTATTTACTTTGACTACTTCATGGCCGCCAAATTCATTTCTTAGCGCAGCAACCACTTTACCATTAAATGTATCTGTTTCCTGGGAACGATATCGCATCATTAATGACATGGCAATCACTGGAGCTGCTGTTTGAAGATCAAGTGCCGTTTCAACAGTCCACTTTCCTTCTCCTGAGGAATTCATCACCCCACGAATTTCAGAAAGCTTAGGATCTTTTTTGAAAGCGTTCTCCGTAAGCTCCATGAGCCATGAACGGATAACCGAACCATTATTCCATACCTTTGCTACTTCCTCATAATTGTAATCAAACGGGCTTTTCTCTAAAATATCAAAGCCTTCTGCAATAGCTTGCATCATCCCATATTCAATCCCATTATGAATCATTTTAAGGAAATGTCCGCTTCCTGGCTTCCCGCTAGCTAAGTAACCATCCTTCACAGAGATATCTTTAAAAACTGGTTCTAAATAGTTAAGAACACGTTCATCTCCACCAGCCATCATACATACACCGTTACGTGCACCCTCTACTCCGCCGCTAGTACCTACATCGACGAAAGAAATTCCTTTATCAGATAAAGACTCTGCTCGCGCTAGAGTATCTTTATAGTTTGAATTTCCCCCATCAATTACGATGTCTTCTTTGTCTAAAAGGTTTTTCAAGCTGGACAATACTTGTTCGGTAATCTCCCCTGCAGGCACCATCAGCCAAACAACTCTAGGCTTTTCTAACTTTGTTACTAACTCTTCTAATGAGTAAGCAGAAGAAGCCCCTTCTTTTTCAATCTCTTTTACTTGTGTTTGATTCACATCATAAGCGACAACGTCATGCTTATGATCGAGTAAATTCAAAACGAGGTTGTAACCCATCTTGCCTAGTCCTACCATACCAATTTGCATTTCCTCAACTCCCGTTACATGTACTCAATGAAAATATTTTTCTTAAAATTTTTTCCAACAGAAATATTATTCCCTTGCTTCTCATTATAGAATAAAATTTTTCTTTTACAATAAAAAATATGAAAAAATATTTTTTTATTCCGTTTTTTTTATATAATAGAACATATCAATCGATTGTAGAGGGGCGTTTTTCATGACTAATGAACATATTCCATGCCTGACTAAAATACGTGCCACCTATTCTTCCTTTAGTGAAAAAGAAAAAATGGTGGCTGACTATATTCTTGAAAATTCACAAGAGATGATTCATGCCACAATCAATCAAGTAGCTGAGGATTTAGGAATAGCAGAAGCGACGGTTTTCAGATTTTGTAAGAGATTAGGGTTCTCAGGGTTTCAAGCGATGAAAATTGCTTTAGCTAGTGAAGTGGTTACACCTATTCAAGACATTCATGAGACGATTCAAGAAGATGATGATGAAAAAGCCATTACTGAAAAAGTGTTTAAATCTAATATACGCACATTAGAGGACACATTGCATGTCATTGAGTCTGATCACTATAAAAGAGCAGTCCATGCCATTGTGAACGCTAGACGTGTTGAATTTTACGGGAATGGAGGTTCCGGAATTATCGCCCTTGATGCCCATCATAAATTCTTACGGACTGGTATACCTACAGCTGCCTATCAAGATTCTCACTTTCAAGTGATGTCTGCTTCTCAGCTTACAAAAGAAGATGTCGTTGTTTTAATTTCTCATTCAGGTACGAATCGAGATATTTTACAAGTACTTGATGTAGCCGAAGAGCATGGTGCGACTACCATTTGCATTACTACATTAGCTAAGTCACCTTTAAGCCGGCAAGTAGATATTCCGCTCTACACTGTTTCAAAAGAAACAGAATACCGTTCAGAAGCTCTTGCCTCAAGACTGGCTCAGCTGAGTATTATTGACGCTCTTTATGTAAATGTCAGCATTCAGAGAAAGGAACAAATGAAAGATTCACTGCAACGAATGAGAAAGGCGATTTCAAATAAACGAATTTAATTAAATGGAGTGTCAAAATATGAGTGAAATTACCTATGTAATGGGGATCGATATCGGTACGACTTCGTGTAAAGCTGTATTATTTACACGAAAAGGATATGTTGTATGCGAAGATGAGGTTCTATATCCAACCCATTCCCCAAAGCCAGACCGATCTGAACAAGATCCAATACTTATTGAAAAGGCTGTCATAAAATCTATTTCTAATGTGATAAAACAAAGTAATGTGCATGCAGACCAACTCCTTAGTGTCGGGTTATCAGCAGCTATGCACTCTTTAATTTGTGTTGATTCTAATAATGAACCTTTATCTCCTATGCTTACATGGGCAGATAGAAGAAGTGTTAGTCAGGTTAATCAATACACTACAAATGAATACAGGGATAAAAATGGAGTTGGATTGCATCAAAACGGTACGCCGATTCATCCCATGTCACCACTATTCAAGCTGATGTGGATGAAAGAACAGAAGTACAAACCGTATGTTCATGCAAGTAGATTTCTATCAATAAAAGAGTTCATTACCGCTAGATGGTTTAATGAATCCGTTGTTGATTACGGCATAGCATCAGCTACAGGGTTATTTAATGTCCATACCTTGAAGTGGAATGAGAGCGCTTTAAAACTTGCAGGGATTCAAAAAGAGAATCTATTCACCCCTGTACCCCCTACCTATATATTAAAAGGACTAAATGACCGAATCGTCCTCGAAACAGGTCTGAAAAAAGATACACCTATTGCCCTTGGATCTAGTGATGGGCCTTTAGCTAACATCGGGGTAGGAGCGATAAATAAAGGGGATTTAGCTCTTACCATCGGAACAAGCGGGGCCATCCGAAAGATTAGTTCAACACCTGCTGATAAGGTCACCCACCTATTTAGTTACAGCATCACAAAATCGCATTGGATTTTAGGAGGGCCTTCAAATAATGGAGGGAATGTATGGAAATGGGCTGTTGAAACAGTGACTCCCCCCCAAATGAGTGAATCTCACTCATTTGACCGTGCATTTCATTTGGCCAGTTGTTCTCCTGTTGGTTCAAAAGGCCTTCTATTTCTACCATATTTAAATGGGGAACGTGCACCATTATGGCGTGCAGAAGCTAGAGGAAGCTGGTTGGGCATCAGCAGTACCCATACAACAGGAGACTTACTGCGTTCCACTTTGGAAGGGATTGTATTTAACCTTTATCAGATCAGCCTTATTCTTGAAGAGAAAACAGGAGAAAATAAGAGGATATTTGTAAATGGAGGTTTTGCAAGATCACCTTTTTGGCTGCAGCTTGTTGCTGATATTTTTGGCAGAGATCTTGAATTACCTTTATCTCATCAAAGTGCAGCTTGGGGAGCTGCTTGGTTCAGTTTAATGGCAATTGGAGAAGAATCTAAACTTGAAGATATAGCACAGCATATTCCTATGGGCAAAACTGTCCACTATAATAAAACGAATCATATGAATTACAAAAGCTTGTTTGAATTATTCATGGAGGCTCAATCTTCACAAGAATTGATCTCAAGTAAGTTAGCTCATTATCAATTACGGTAAATCGTAAAATAACCGGCTCATCTAATGATGGCCGGTTATTTTATCATTTATTATTGCTTTTGGAATTGTGATTCTTCAGTAGAACCTTTTAATGCTGTTGTTGAAGATGTACCACCAGAAACTGCTTGTGAAATTTCATCAAAGTATCCTGTACCTACTTCACGTTGGTGGCGAGTTGCAGTGTAGCCTTTTGACTCACTTGCAAATTCAGCTTGTTGTAACTCTGAATATGCACCCATTCCACGAGTTTTATAGCCATGTGCTAATTCAAACATGCTGTGGTTTAGAGCATGGAATCCTGCAAGCGTAACGAATTGGAATTTGTAACCCATTTTCCCAAGCTCCACTTGATACGTTTCAATTGTTTCTTTATCAAGATTAGCTTCCCAGTTAAATGAAGGCGAGCAGTTATAAGCAAGCATTTTTCCTGGGAATTTAGCATGGATAGCATCAGCAAATGCTTGAGCTTCTTCAAGCGATGGTTTTGAAGTTTCACACCAGATAAGATCAGCATATGGTGCATACGCTAAACCACGCGCAATAGCCTGGTCAAGGCCTGGTTTCGTACGGTAGAATCCTTCAGGCGTACGTTCTCCTGTAATAAATGGATGATCTGCCGGGTCAATATCACTCGTAATAAGATCAGCAGCATCTGCATCTGTTCTAGCAATTAGGAGTGTTGGTACACCGCTTACATCTGCAGCTAGACGAGCAGCTGTAAGGTTGCGTACTGCAGTTTGTGTAGGAATTAATACTTTACCGCCTAAATGTCCGCATTTCTTCTCAGAAGCAAGTTGGTCTTCTAAGTGAACACCTGATGCACCAGCTTCAATCATGCCTTTCATTAATTCAAATACGTTTAACTGACCGCCAAATCCAGCTTCCGCATCAGCCACGATCGGTTGGAAATAATCAATATCTCCTTCACCTTCCATATGTTGAATTTGGTCTGCACGCTGAAGTGCTTGGTTAATACGCTTAACAACACTTGGAACACTGTTTGCAGGATATAAACTTTGATCTGGATACATTTGACCAGATAAGTTAGCATCTGCAGCTACTTGCCATCCACTAAGATAAATAGCTTTTAAACCAGCTTTCACTTGTTGAACAGCTTGGTTACCAGTTAAAGCGCCTAGTGCATTGATATAATCTTCATTGTGAAGATAGTTCCAAAGCTTTTCAGCTCCGCGCTTAGCTAATGTATGTTCAATTTGAACTGATCCTCTTAATTTGACTACTTCTTCAGCAGAATATGTACGTTCAATCCCTTGCCATCTCTCATCATTTTCCCACTGTGCTTGTAATTGTTCAGCTGCTAATTTTAGATTTTCTTTTGTCATGATAATCTCTCCCTTTTTTTAAAGTGTTGATACTGCCCATGATCCTGATTCTGTCTCTAAGCGTCACACACTTCAGATCCTCATACTGTTCAATAACAGAATTCATAAGCTGAATCAATGTCTTTTCAATGGACTAACAGTTATGCACTTCTTGCAGGATTCTTACGAAGTTAAGATGCTCTAGATGTCATTGATTGTCACTTTTCGTACATTCACCCTCTCCTAGTTCGACCCCTTTTTTCTCTCTGTATTATTACAGTTTGTTTCTACGTGTTTTATAATATAACAGTATTCAAATAATTACAATAGTTTTTTCTTATTTTTTTGAAAAATTATACTTTTGAAGAAATTATAAGTGACATACCCAGAAGTAATAACACTATTACGCCGCCTTAACGAAAACACTTTATCTTTATTTGGCTAACTTCCTTCATTTGAAAAAAATATACGAGCAGGTATTCACTGTAGCAGAACAACACAAAAAGAGTACCAACGTTTTCGTTAGTACTCTCGCTCCTACTTGTTATTTATTGTTTTTCTGATTCAACTAACCATACAAATTCAAGCGGGCTTCCTTCCTCAGAGGTTTCAAAAAACAACGTATAATCATCTAATTCATAAGAATAGGTCCAATAACCATCCAATTCATCTAATTCGCTGCGGTCCGGTGTTCCTAAAGCTCGCTTCATTTCCTCTACCGAAACCCGGTAGTCAGATATGTCCATCATGATGGCTTCTAATAAGTAGTTCTCACTTGAAAAAATATAGGTTGTACGGTCATAAGTATAATAATTTCCACCTTCATATAACCCTTTTTCATTAGGCTCTCCAAGACTTTCTAACACATCTGTCTGCGATTCTCCTAAAGCTTGATCAGTCGGAAAAAAGATACCGTTAAATCCTTTTTCAATCCAAGTAAATGAAAGAAATGAAGGGGTCGCAGCTGAAACGACTGATCCTGGTTTGTCTAACTCCTCGATATCCATTACTATTGAATTCCCTTGTCCACAGCCAAATAGGAAGATAGCCATATTCATCACAATAAAATATTTTATATATTTCATCCTCACACACCTGCCTTTAACCTTTTAAAACGTTTTAAACGGAAATATTATCTATATATAGAATTACCCTGCTCACCCGCTTTTTAAAACGTTTATCTTGTTAAAATTAAATATTCGTGTGATTTTTTGTGATTCCTATGAAAACCATTCCAATAATTAAGACATAATCAGCACAAAAATTGTCAAAGATAACGTAATTTGTCGATATACGAAATATTCCTTTTTAATTTACCGTATAAGAAGTCGATTTAAGATGGTCTGTTTCCTCTAAATGTTTCATTTGAATAGATGTGTATGTGGTCACCACCAGAATCATCATTGACCCAGCCACCACTCCTATCCACCCAGCATGCACCCAAAACCACCCTAAATAAATACCGCCAAGTCCGCCCCCAATGTAATAAGCAGTTAGGTACAATCCTGAAGCACTTGCTTTCGCTGTTGTTGCATACTTTGATACCCATGCACTAGAGCATGAATGAGCAAAAAAGAATCCAAAGCTAAGCAAGAGCAATCCCAGCACAATCAATAACAAATTCATAATCAGTGTAAGAGTAATACCTACAGCCATAATCAGGATACCGATTTTAAGACAATAAGCCTGTGAGTATTTTTTAGCAAGCTTTCCGGCAAGCGTTGAAGAAAAAGTACCTGCCATATATGTGATAAAAACAAACCCTACAACTGTAGTTGATAAAGAAAATGGCTCTGCTAACAGTAAGAACGCAACATAACTGTAAAACCCTATAAAAATTAGAAAGTGTAGTCCTCCAACAATATACGCTGGCTGCAGCTGCCGGTCACTTAAATGATGCCGGTAATTAGCAATCACTTCTTTAAAGTGAAAAGGCTGCGGTGTAAATTGCTTTGAATTTGGGAGAAACAGTAATACTAATATTACAGACAAGACACTGATTAATCCCATAACTAAAAAAGCTATTCGCCAGCTTGAAAGATCCGTTAATACCCCGCTCATAAAACGGCCTGTCATTCCTCCAAAGCTGTTTGCACTAATATAGACGCCGATTGCTACTGTCATTGCTTTTTTTGCATATTCTTCGCTTATATACGCTAGCGCAATAGTTGGGATCCCAGCAAGTGCGATGGCTTGCAGCGTCCGGATTAGTAAAAGTCCTTCAAACCCAGGGACAACTGCCAGACCAAGCGATAACAAACAAGCAATAACCATTGCTGTATTCATTATTTTCTTACGCCCCAGCGCATCAGACAATGGGCTGTAAATGAAAAAGGCTATGGCTAGAACAAATAAGGGAACGGAAACAAGTAAACTAATCATTACATCCGAAACTTGAAATTCTCTTGCTAGTACAGGTAAAATCGGCTGCGGAAAATGTAAATTGGCAAAAATAAAGAAAGCAGCTACTCCTAAAGCAAATGTAGTCCGCCTAAACTGTGCGGTCTTCTCTTCGATCATTTTTCTCCACTCCTTAAATTGCAGCTAACACCATTTTCTCTCTAATAGTTAATAAAAACATTATAAAGGATTCAGAATCATTTGAACATCACAGCCGCTTTTCTAGGCTAAAGAAAAAAACAGAACATCTCTAAGAGAAGTTCTGTGCAGTATTGAATTTATTTTTTTTGTGCCTTCATTTCCAGCTTAAACACCTTAAGTATGCTGTAGCTCATAGCAAGTAAGATAAAGGTTAAAGGAAATGCGCTGACAATAATCGCCGTTTGCAAGGCATTTAGTCCTCCTGATGCCATTAATACAACCGCAGACGCACTTAAAATCAGCCCCCAAGAGATTTTAATAAAGACGGAGGGATTTAAATCTCCTTCAGTCGTCTGCATTCCAAGAACAAATGTGGCAGAGTCAGCAGAGGTGATGAAAAATGTACTTATAAGCAATACAGTTAATACAGATAACACCCCGCCTAACGGTAAAAAGTTATAGACGTAAAATAACCCCGTCTCTAAACTTTGGCCAGCTACATCTAGCCCCTCTATTAAGTCAAAATAAATTCCTGTTCCGCCAAAGATGGCAAACCAGAATGCGCAAACAAGTGTAGGAACGATTAATACAGCTACAACAAATTCTCTAACTGTTCTCCCTTTTGATACTCTAGCAATAAACATTCCAACAAATGGAGACCAAGAGATCCACCATGCCCAATAAAAAATCGTCCACCCTTGAGTCCAGGCAGCACTTTCTTGATTAAATGGAGAAATACGCAGCCCCATTTGCGGCAAGTTTTGAATATACTGCCCTAATGTATGAGTAAAAAGGTTTAATAAAAATAACGTCGGACCAACAATGATCATAATGATTAAGAGTAATACCGCTAAAATCATATTCGTATTACTTAAATATTTAATTCCTTTTTTAATACCTGTTGAAGCTGAAATAATAAATAAAACTGTAATAATACCTATAATCAATAACTGGATGTTAAAATTAATAGGTATCCCAATCAAATAATTTAATCCTGCATTAATTTGTTGAGCACCTAAGCCTAACGAAGCACAAACTCCAAATAACGTTGCAAATACAGCTATAATATCAATTGTATATCCAATAGGTCCTCTGACTTTGTCTCCAAAAATAGGCTGCAATGTGGAACTCATTAAACCTGGTACCTGCTTGCGAAACTTATAATAAGCTAAAGCTAATGCTACTGTCGCATAGATGGCCCATGCATGAAATCCCCAGTGTAAGTATGTAAATCTCAATGCAATGAGAGCTGCCTCAGACGTTCTAGCTAGTTCTTCCCCGCCATACGGAGGTTCTGCATAATGTGATATAGGTTCTGAGACACCATAAAAGAGTAACCCGATCCCCATCCCCGCACTAAAAAGCATGGCAAACCAAGTAAGCCGGTTAAATTCAGGTTTATCATGTTCCTTTCCTAATTTTATTTTTCCATATTTACTGAAGATCAAAAACAGAGCAAACAATAGAAAGAATGAAGCAGCAAGCTGATAAAACCAACCAAAAGCTGTCAAAAAAAATGTTTGCGCACTCTCCATTACTTGACCGAGATTTGCCGGAAAAAATGTTCCCCATAAAACAAATAAAAGCGCCATAACAATTGATATTTTAAAGGTTATCGTTAGATTTTTCACACAGAATTCTCCTTCTCATTAGCCAATTTCACAACTGCAATTGATGTGTCATCTAATAGTGTGCATCATTTATTGTTTTCTTATGATAAGAACAACACAGTGAAGTGACTCTTTGAAAGTGCCATAAAAAAAAGAGCTCATTATTTTGAGCTCTTCTCGTTTTCAGCGGTATGATCTTCTTCCACTTCTTCTTTTAACATTTCTTGCATGACATCTTGATGATCTTTTTCAACATAGAGACTTCTGCTTGGGAATGCAATCTCTACACCTTCTTCTTCTAATATGTTCATGATCTTAAAATTAATATCTTCTTTTATTCGATACCATTCGGTCCATGCAGTCGTATTCGTAAAAAAGTAAACAAAAATGTCCAAGCTTGAATTATTAAAATCACTAAAACGAACCATAATCAAATCTTGATTGACTTCTTCATGCTCTCTAAGCAACGTATCAATTCTATGAACACAGTTTTCTAACTTATGACGAGGGGTAGAATACGTTACACCGACTTTAAAAGTAATTTGACGCTTTGTCATCTGTGACCAGTTGGTAATCGGTTCGTTTGCAAGGGTAGAGTTAGGAACCGTAACAATAGAATCAGCAAAAGTTCTTATTTGTGTACTGCGGAAAGTGATATCCTCTACAGTACCTTCTACTGAAGGCGTTTTGATCCAGTCTCCTTTTGAAAAAGGTTTTTCTGTAATAATAATAATTCCTCCAAAGAAGTTACCGATTGTATCTTGTGCTGCAAGAGCAAATGCCAGACCACCAAGCCCTAAACCAGCAATGAAACCACTAATACTATACCCCCACTCACCAGCTATGACCACGATTGTTAAGGCAATCACCGAAAACCTTAGGATCTTAGATAAGAAAGGAACTAACATACTATCTTCATCAAGTTCTACTCTTTTAGCAAAACGGAAGAAAAAAGCGGAATGAGCAGACATATAATTATGTAAGCCCCATCCAAGAAGCATAATTATAAACGACCTGTAAATATGCTGAACAAACTCTGTTGTGGTTATGTTGAAAGGCAGATACAACAAAGCTAAGTATGTACCTAATACAATCCAAAAAAGCCTTAAGGGCTTCTCAAATGAAAGCAGCACATCGGTAAACACATGAGTTGGGGTTCTCCGTGTCAGAGAAACAATAAATTTAAACACATATTTGGTAAATAGCTTACGAAAAAC carries:
- a CDS encoding glycine betaine uptake BCCT transporter, yielding MKNLTITFKISIVMALLFVLWGTFFPANLGQVMESAQTFFLTAFGWFYQLAASFFLLFALFLIFSKYGKIKLGKEHDKPEFNRLTWFAMLFSAGMGIGLLFYGVSEPISHYAEPPYGGEELARTSEAALIALRFTYLHWGFHAWAIYATVALALAYYKFRKQVPGLMSSTLQPIFGDKVRGPIGYTIDIIAVFATLFGVCASLGLGAQQINAGLNYLIGIPINFNIQLLIIGIITVLFIISASTGIKKGIKYLSNTNMILAVLLLIIMIIVGPTLFLLNLFTHTLGQYIQNLPQMGLRISPFNQESAAWTQGWTIFYWAWWISWSPFVGMFIARVSKGRTVREFVVAVLIVPTLVCAFWFAIFGGTGIYFDLIEGLDVAGQSLETGLFYVYNFLPLGGVLSVLTVLLISTFFITSADSATFVLGMQTTEGDLNPSVFIKISWGLILSASAVVLMASGGLNALQTAIIVSAFPLTFILLAMSYSILKVFKLEMKAQKK
- a CDS encoding mechanosensitive ion channel family protein — encoded protein: MDNSMERWRMLIASFQRLEWIDISIAFGIFLIFLVFRKLFTKYVFKFIVSLTRRTPTHVFTDVLLSFEKPLRLFWIVLGTYLALLYLPFNITTTEFVQHIYRSFIIMLLGWGLHNYMSAHSAFFFRFAKRVELDEDSMLVPFLSKILRFSVIALTIVVIAGEWGYSISGFIAGLGLGGLAFALAAQDTIGNFFGGIIIITEKPFSKGDWIKTPSVEGTVEDITFRSTQIRTFADSIVTVPNSTLANEPITNWSQMTKRQITFKVGVTYSTPRHKLENCVHRIDTLLREHEEVNQDLIMVRFSDFNNSSLDIFVYFFTNTTAWTEWYRIKEDINFKIMNILEEEGVEIAFPSRSLYVEKDHQDVMQEMLKEEVEEDHTAENEKSSK